A section of the Streptomyces xinghaiensis S187 genome encodes:
- a CDS encoding L,D-transpeptidase family protein, which yields MRITGTQRTTAAALTAAALLTGCGAAGGGAPGADAERPDRGASPAAGPTRLPGVGDRLHARVPENSRQAVVVYGEGRDSADAEAVLYTRKGDTWNRARAWPAHNGKRGWTPDHRAGDKRSPSGVFTLSDAGGVLADPGAKLPYTRSAAFAAPRSWAKTHWHDFDYVIAIDYNRVKGTPPNDPNRPRGEDKGGYIWLHLDHGSGTSGCVSLPKTGMEYLLRTLDPEADPVVVMGEKNYLKG from the coding sequence ATGCGCATCACCGGTACCCAGCGGACCACGGCCGCGGCCCTGACGGCCGCCGCCCTCCTCACCGGCTGCGGCGCGGCGGGCGGCGGAGCCCCGGGCGCGGACGCGGAGCGCCCCGATCGCGGCGCCTCACCCGCGGCCGGCCCGACCCGGCTCCCCGGTGTCGGCGACCGGCTCCACGCCCGGGTCCCGGAGAACTCCCGGCAGGCCGTCGTCGTCTACGGCGAGGGCCGGGACTCCGCCGACGCCGAGGCCGTGCTGTACACCCGGAAGGGGGACACCTGGAACCGCGCCCGCGCCTGGCCGGCCCACAACGGCAAGCGCGGCTGGACGCCGGACCACCGCGCGGGCGACAAACGCAGCCCCTCCGGGGTGTTCACGCTCTCCGACGCCGGAGGCGTGCTGGCCGACCCCGGCGCGAAACTGCCGTACACCCGCTCCGCGGCCTTCGCCGCTCCCCGTTCCTGGGCGAAGACGCACTGGCACGACTTCGACTACGTGATAGCCATCGACTACAACCGGGTGAAGGGCACCCCTCCGAACGACCCGAACCGCCCCCGGGGCGAGGACAAGGGCGGCTACATCTGGCTGCATCTGGACCACGGCAGCGGCACCTCCGGCTGCGTCAGCCTTCCGAAGACCGGGATGGAGTATCTGCTCCGCACGCTCGACCCGGAGGCGGATCCGGTGGTGGTGATGGGGGAGAAGAACTACCTGAAGGGCTGA
- a CDS encoding metal-dependent hydrolase, with amino-acid sequence MMGPAHSLSGAAAWLGVGAAAAAADRPMPWPVLVVGALICAGAALAPDLDHKSATISRAFGPVSRTLCEVIDKLSSAVYKATKKQGDPRRTGGHRTLTHTWLWAVLVGTGVSVLAMNGGRWAVLAILFVHLVLAVEGLLWRAARVSSDVLVWLLGATSAWILADVLNQPGNGADWLFTAPGQEYLWLGLPIVLGSLVHCAGDAITVSGCPVLWPIPVGSKRWYPVGPPKAMRFRAGSWVELKVLMPVFMLLGGIGGLGALGVI; translated from the coding sequence ATGATGGGACCGGCGCACTCACTGTCCGGAGCCGCGGCCTGGCTGGGGGTGGGCGCCGCCGCCGCGGCCGCGGACCGGCCCATGCCATGGCCGGTCCTGGTCGTCGGCGCGCTGATCTGCGCGGGCGCGGCCCTCGCCCCCGACCTGGACCACAAGTCGGCGACCATCTCCCGGGCGTTCGGGCCGGTGTCGCGGACCCTCTGCGAGGTCATCGACAAGCTGTCCTCCGCCGTCTACAAGGCGACGAAGAAGCAGGGCGACCCGCGGCGCACCGGCGGACACCGCACACTGACCCACACCTGGCTGTGGGCCGTGCTCGTCGGGACCGGGGTCTCCGTCCTGGCGATGAACGGCGGCCGCTGGGCGGTCCTGGCGATCCTCTTCGTCCACCTCGTGCTCGCCGTCGAGGGGCTGCTGTGGCGGGCCGCCCGGGTCTCCAGCGATGTGCTCGTCTGGCTGCTGGGGGCGACCAGCGCCTGGATCCTGGCGGATGTGCTGAACCAGCCGGGCAACGGCGCCGACTGGCTGTTCACCGCACCCGGTCAGGAGTACCTGTGGCTGGGCCTGCCGATCGTCCTGGGCTCGCTGGTGCACTGCGCGGGCGACGCGATCACCGTCTCCGGCTGCCCCGTGCTGTGGCCGATACCGGTCGGGAGCAAGCGCTGGTATCCGGTCGGCCCCCCGAAGGCGATGCGTTTCCGGGCCGGGAGCTGGGTCGAACTCAAGGTGCTGATGCCCGTCTTCATGCTGCTCGGCGGCATCGGAGGGCTGGGAGCCCTCGGCGTCATCTGA
- a CDS encoding FAD-dependent oxidoreductase, translating to MTDVGARDVEVAVVGAGQAGLSAAYHLRRAGFAPDRDVVVLDHSPAPGGAWQFRWPSLTYGKVHGMYDLPGLPLVDAPEDRPSSEVIGDYFARYERTFDLRVHRPVNVASVSEGAGGRLLVRTRDDGAWSARALINATGSWDRPFLPHYPGAETFRGRQLHTAGYRGPEDFAGERVVVVGGGTSAVQHLLEIAEVADTLWVTRRPPVFRDGPFDERRGREAVALVDERVRAGLPPRSVVSVTGLVMNEAVRRGRESGVLEPRPMFSRITPEGVAWDDGATAAADSILWATGFRAALDHLAPLRLRERGGGIRLEGTRAVRDPRVHLVGYGPSASTIGANRYGRAAVREVRRLLETPARAAG from the coding sequence ATGACGGATGTGGGCGCACGGGACGTGGAAGTGGCCGTCGTCGGCGCCGGGCAGGCCGGTCTGTCCGCCGCGTACCACCTGCGGCGCGCCGGCTTCGCCCCGGACCGCGACGTCGTCGTCCTGGACCACTCCCCCGCGCCCGGCGGCGCCTGGCAGTTCCGCTGGCCGTCCCTGACGTACGGCAAGGTGCACGGCATGTACGACCTGCCGGGGCTCCCGCTGGTGGACGCTCCGGAGGACCGGCCGTCCTCCGAGGTCATCGGCGACTACTTCGCCCGCTACGAGCGGACGTTCGACCTGCGGGTGCACCGGCCGGTGAACGTCGCCTCCGTGTCCGAGGGCGCCGGGGGACGGCTGCTGGTGCGCACCCGGGACGACGGCGCCTGGTCGGCGCGGGCGCTGATCAACGCGACCGGCAGCTGGGACCGTCCGTTCCTGCCGCACTACCCGGGCGCGGAGACCTTCCGCGGACGGCAGCTCCACACGGCCGGCTACCGGGGACCGGAGGACTTCGCGGGTGAGCGGGTGGTCGTGGTGGGCGGCGGCACCTCCGCCGTCCAGCATCTGCTGGAGATCGCCGAGGTGGCGGACACCCTCTGGGTGACCCGGCGCCCGCCGGTCTTCCGCGACGGGCCGTTCGACGAACGGCGCGGCCGGGAGGCGGTCGCCCTGGTCGACGAGCGGGTGCGGGCCGGACTGCCGCCGCGGAGCGTGGTGTCGGTGACCGGGCTCGTCATGAACGAGGCGGTGCGGCGCGGCCGGGAGAGCGGCGTGCTGGAACCGCGCCCGATGTTCAGCCGGATCACCCCGGAGGGCGTGGCCTGGGACGACGGCGCCACCGCCGCGGCCGACTCGATCCTCTGGGCCACCGGCTTCCGCGCGGCCCTCGACCATCTGGCGCCGCTGCGCCTGCGCGAAAGGGGCGGCGGCATCCGGCTGGAGGGCACTCGCGCGGTCCGCGACCCGCGGGTCCATCTGGTCGGCTACGGGCCGTCGGCGAGCACCATCGGCGCCAACCGGTACGGGCGGGCGGCGGTGCGCGAGGTGCGGCGGCTGCTGGAGACACCGGCACGGGCCGCCGGCTGA
- a CDS encoding ABC transporter transmembrane domain-containing protein, with protein sequence MQIHDLPYTDPGSPDVRSGGRFLLWLGRRQLGGQLKSLGWGTLHMAGLATVPLVVGVAVQAVVDRSGGRLALAGGLIALLGTVIAVADTMLHRAAVTNWITAAARVQQLLARKTAEMGSTLTRRVAAGEITAVSTGDVEKIGWFVEALSRFTAAAVTTVGVCAVLLVAQPALGVVVAVGVPLLVLAVLPLLPPATRRADAQRAKAGRATELASDTVAGLRVLRGIGGEELFLDRYRRASQEVRSAAVRSARMWALISAVQVLLPGLLLIAVVWYGVTLAREGRISLGELVAVYGAVTFLLFPLRHFEEIAMAYSFSKPSAKRAARVLALRRTRPAGPDTASGGADPAGGVGGPLTGDLYDPVSGLHAPAGLLTVAVCGDPDVAGRLADRLGGHAPQREEEPDRPSVLLGGAALDELPLEEARTAVLVQDKDPVLLSGTLRELLDVPSRGTVTAADALDAAQCDDVLAALAQGTGPGSGDPREARITERGRSLSGGQRQRLALARSLVTDPEVLVLDEPTSAVDSHTEARIADGLRRLRAGRTTVVLSSSPLLLDRADRVVFLPGGEAAAAGTHRELLRTHPGYRAVVTRGAEDEPPHAAAAHHRNGPAARTARTGIEETA encoded by the coding sequence ATGCAGATCCACGATCTTCCGTACACCGACCCGGGCTCCCCGGACGTACGGTCCGGCGGGCGCTTCCTGCTGTGGCTGGGCAGGCGGCAACTGGGCGGCCAGCTCAAGTCCCTGGGGTGGGGCACGCTCCACATGGCCGGGCTGGCCACGGTACCGCTGGTGGTGGGTGTCGCCGTGCAGGCCGTGGTGGACCGCTCCGGTGGGCGGCTGGCGCTGGCCGGCGGGCTGATCGCCCTGCTCGGCACGGTGATCGCGGTGGCTGACACCATGCTCCACCGCGCCGCCGTCACCAACTGGATCACCGCCGCCGCACGGGTGCAGCAGCTGCTCGCCCGCAAGACCGCCGAGATGGGCTCCACCCTGACCCGGAGGGTCGCGGCGGGCGAGATCACCGCGGTGTCGACCGGTGACGTGGAGAAGATCGGCTGGTTCGTGGAAGCCCTCTCCCGCTTCACCGCGGCCGCCGTCACGACGGTCGGCGTCTGCGCGGTTCTGCTCGTGGCCCAGCCGGCCCTGGGGGTGGTCGTGGCCGTGGGTGTACCGCTGCTCGTGCTGGCCGTGCTGCCGCTGCTGCCGCCCGCCACGCGCCGGGCCGACGCCCAGCGGGCGAAGGCGGGACGTGCCACGGAGCTGGCCTCGGACACGGTGGCCGGGCTGCGCGTGCTGCGCGGCATCGGCGGCGAGGAGCTGTTCCTGGACCGCTACCGGCGGGCCTCCCAGGAGGTGCGGAGCGCCGCGGTGCGCAGCGCCCGGATGTGGGCGCTGATCAGCGCGGTGCAGGTGCTTCTGCCGGGGCTGCTGCTGATCGCGGTGGTCTGGTACGGCGTCACGCTGGCCCGGGAGGGGCGGATCTCGCTCGGTGAACTGGTCGCCGTCTACGGCGCGGTGACCTTCCTGCTCTTTCCGCTCCGGCACTTCGAGGAGATCGCGATGGCGTACTCCTTCTCCAAGCCCTCGGCGAAGCGCGCCGCGCGCGTGCTGGCGCTGCGCCGGACCCGTCCGGCCGGCCCGGACACCGCGTCCGGTGGAGCGGACCCCGCCGGGGGCGTTGGGGGGCCGCTGACCGGCGATCTGTACGACCCGGTGAGCGGGCTGCACGCACCGGCCGGACTGCTGACCGTCGCCGTCTGCGGTGACCCGGACGTGGCGGGGCGGCTCGCCGACCGGCTCGGCGGGCACGCCCCGCAGCGGGAGGAGGAACCGGACCGGCCGTCCGTCCTGCTGGGCGGGGCCGCGCTCGACGAACTGCCGCTGGAGGAGGCCCGGACGGCCGTCCTCGTCCAGGACAAGGACCCGGTGCTGCTGTCCGGCACCCTCCGGGAACTCCTCGACGTTCCGTCGCGGGGAACGGTCACGGCGGCGGACGCCCTCGACGCCGCCCAGTGCGATGACGTCCTGGCCGCGCTCGCCCAGGGCACCGGCCCCGGTTCCGGTGACCCGCGGGAGGCGCGGATCACCGAACGCGGGCGTTCGCTCTCCGGCGGGCAGCGGCAGCGGCTGGCGCTGGCCCGTTCGCTGGTGACGGACCCGGAGGTCCTGGTACTGGACGAGCCGACGAGCGCCGTCGACTCGCACACCGAGGCGCGGATCGCCGACGGGCTGCGGAGGCTGCGCGCGGGCCGGACGACGGTGGTCCTGTCCTCCAGTCCGCTGCTGCTGGACCGGGCCGACCGGGTGGTGTTCCTGCCCGGCGGGGAGGCCGCCGCGGCCGGCACCCACCGCGAACTGCTGCGCACCCACCCCGGCTACCGCGCCGTCGTCACCCGCGGCGCGGAGGACGAACCGCCGCACGCGGCAGCGGCACACCACCGGAACGGCCCGGCGGCACGGACCGCCCGGACGGGCATCGAGGAGACGGCATGA
- a CDS encoding ABC transporter ATP-binding protein, translated as MIGVAPPAYDPAAPESATTLPVGSPATVRGYVRELLRRHRRAFALLVAVNAVAVTASMVGPYLLGGLVEDLAAGAGATGLPRVVALFTVALAVQTVFVRLVRLRGAVLGERMLADLREDFLVRSVALPPGVLERAGTGDLLSRISTDIDRLAEAMREAVPQLCIGVVWAGLLLTGMAVTAPPLALAVLVALPVLLAGCRWYYRRAPAAYRSEAAGYAAVAAVLAETVDAGRTIEAHRLGARRIALSDRRIREWTAWERYTLWLRSVLFPVINASHMTILGAALMIGGVCVLNGWMTVGALTTGALLAQMLTEPVGLILRWYDELQVAQVSLARLVGVREIEEGTGDDRVAPAGREVRADGVRFGYHANGDVLHGVSLDIRPGTRLALVGPSGAGKSTLGRLLAGIYAPRTGAVTLGGAELARMPAERVRAHVALVNQEHHVFVGSLRDNLLLARTGAGDAELWAALGAVDAADWARALDEGLDTEVGSGGLTLTPAQAQQIALARLVLADPHTLVLDEATSLLDPRAARHLERSLARVLDGRTVVAIAHRLHTAHDADVIAVVEDGRITELGSHDELVAAGGPYAALWRSWHG; from the coding sequence ATGATCGGTGTGGCACCCCCGGCGTACGACCCGGCGGCACCCGAGTCGGCGACCACCCTGCCGGTCGGCTCCCCCGCGACCGTCCGCGGCTATGTGCGGGAGCTGCTGCGGCGGCACCGGCGGGCGTTCGCCCTGCTGGTGGCGGTCAACGCCGTCGCGGTGACCGCCTCCATGGTGGGCCCGTACCTGCTGGGCGGCCTGGTCGAGGATCTCGCCGCCGGTGCGGGGGCGACCGGTCTGCCGCGCGTCGTCGCGCTGTTCACGGTGGCGCTCGCCGTGCAGACCGTCTTCGTGCGGCTGGTGCGGCTGCGCGGCGCGGTCCTCGGTGAGCGGATGCTGGCCGATCTCCGCGAGGACTTCCTGGTCCGCTCGGTGGCGCTGCCCCCGGGCGTGCTGGAACGGGCCGGGACGGGTGATCTGCTCTCCCGCATCAGCACCGACATCGACCGCCTGGCCGAGGCCATGCGCGAGGCCGTGCCGCAGCTGTGCATCGGCGTGGTGTGGGCGGGGCTGCTGCTGACCGGTATGGCGGTGACAGCTCCCCCGCTGGCCCTGGCCGTTCTCGTGGCGCTGCCCGTTCTGCTCGCCGGCTGCCGCTGGTACTACCGCAGGGCCCCCGCCGCCTACCGTTCGGAGGCCGCCGGCTACGCGGCGGTGGCCGCCGTGCTCGCCGAGACCGTGGACGCGGGGCGGACCATCGAGGCGCACCGTCTGGGCGCCCGCCGGATCGCGCTCTCGGACCGGCGCATCCGGGAATGGACGGCATGGGAGCGGTACACGCTCTGGCTGCGGTCCGTGCTCTTTCCCGTGATCAACGCCTCGCACATGACGATCCTCGGGGCCGCGCTGATGATCGGCGGTGTCTGTGTCCTGAACGGCTGGATGACGGTCGGGGCCCTGACGACCGGGGCACTGCTCGCCCAGATGCTGACCGAACCCGTGGGCCTGATCCTGCGCTGGTACGACGAACTCCAGGTGGCACAGGTCTCCCTGGCCCGGCTGGTCGGCGTCCGGGAGATCGAGGAGGGCACCGGGGACGACCGGGTCGCCCCGGCCGGGAGGGAAGTCCGCGCCGACGGGGTCCGGTTCGGTTACCACGCGAACGGTGATGTGCTGCACGGGGTGTCCCTGGACATCCGCCCGGGGACCCGGCTCGCGCTCGTGGGGCCGTCCGGGGCCGGAAAGTCCACGCTCGGTCGGCTCCTCGCCGGGATCTACGCGCCCCGGACCGGCGCCGTCACGCTCGGCGGCGCCGAGCTGGCGCGGATGCCCGCCGAGCGGGTGCGGGCCCATGTGGCGCTGGTCAACCAGGAGCACCATGTGTTCGTGGGCTCGCTGCGGGACAATCTGCTGCTGGCCCGGACCGGGGCCGGCGACGCGGAGCTGTGGGCGGCTCTCGGCGCCGTGGACGCCGCGGACTGGGCGCGGGCCCTCGATGAGGGCCTGGACACCGAGGTCGGCTCGGGCGGGCTGACGCTGACCCCGGCGCAGGCACAGCAGATCGCCCTGGCGCGGCTGGTGCTGGCCGATCCGCACACCCTGGTGCTGGACGAGGCGACCTCGCTGCTGGACCCGCGGGCGGCGCGGCACCTGGAGCGCTCGCTGGCGCGGGTGCTGGACGGCCGCACGGTCGTGGCCATCGCGCACCGGCTGCACACGGCCCATGACGCCGATGTGATCGCGGTGGTGGAGGACGGCCGGATCACCGAGCTGGGCAGCCATGACGAACTGGTGGCCGCCGGCGGGCCGTACGCCGCCCTCTGGCGTTCCTGGCACGGCTGA
- a CDS encoding ABC transporter ATP-binding protein: MRHHDLSTGPDGQLTPPVPDSDRPVELRRVLRLFRPYRGRLAVVGLLVGASSLVSVATPFMLREILDTAIPQGRTGLLSLLALGMLAAAVAGGVFGVLQTLISTTVGQRVMHDLRTAVYDRLQRMPLAFFTRTRTGEVQSRIANDIGGMQATVTSTATSLVSNLTSVVATVVAMLALDWRLTVVSLLLLPLFVWISRRVGRERKKITAQRQKQMAAMSAMVTESLSVSGILLGRTMGRADSLADQFAGESERLARLEIRSSMAGRWRMAVIGVVMAAMPAIIYWAAGMALRGGGPQISIGTLVAFVSLQQGLFRPTVSLLSTGVQLQASLALFQRIFEYLDLRVDITEPERPVRLERVRGEVRFDGVEFHYDRDGAPPTLSGLDLTVPAGGSLAVVGPTGSGKSTLGYLVPRLYDATGGRVLLDGTDVRDLSFDTLARAVGVVSQETYLFHASVADNLRFAKPGATDEEIRDAARAAQIHDHIESLPDGYDTLVGERGYRFSGGEKQRLAIARTILRDPPVLILDEATSALDTHTEQAVQRAIDELSARRTTITIAHRLSTIREADQIVVLDGGRIVERGTHAELMARGGRYAALVRRDARTAPGPGAEDTPATAGEGAEAAAAAGAPDTTARSGPGPAAAPVAAGP, encoded by the coding sequence ATGCGCCACCACGACCTGAGCACCGGACCCGACGGCCAGTTGACCCCGCCGGTGCCCGACTCGGACCGCCCGGTCGAACTGCGGCGCGTGCTGCGTCTGTTCCGCCCGTACCGGGGCCGGCTGGCGGTCGTCGGGCTGCTCGTCGGCGCCTCCTCGCTCGTCTCCGTGGCCACGCCGTTCATGCTGCGCGAGATCCTCGACACCGCGATTCCGCAGGGCCGTACCGGGCTGCTGAGCCTGCTCGCCCTCGGCATGCTGGCCGCCGCCGTGGCCGGGGGCGTCTTCGGCGTGCTGCAGACGCTGATCTCGACGACCGTCGGCCAGCGGGTGATGCACGATCTGCGCACCGCCGTCTACGACCGGCTGCAGCGGATGCCGCTCGCCTTCTTCACCCGCACCCGCACCGGGGAGGTCCAGTCCCGGATCGCCAACGACATCGGCGGGATGCAGGCCACCGTCACCTCCACGGCCACCTCGCTGGTCTCCAACCTCACCAGTGTCGTCGCCACCGTCGTGGCCATGCTGGCCCTGGACTGGCGGCTGACCGTGGTCTCCCTGCTCCTGCTGCCGCTGTTCGTCTGGATCAGCCGCCGCGTCGGACGGGAGCGGAAGAAGATCACGGCGCAGCGGCAGAAGCAGATGGCGGCGATGTCCGCCATGGTCACCGAGTCCCTCTCGGTCAGCGGCATCCTGCTCGGCCGGACCATGGGGCGGGCGGACTCCCTCGCGGACCAGTTCGCCGGCGAGTCCGAACGGCTGGCGCGGCTGGAGATCCGCTCCAGCATGGCGGGCCGCTGGCGCATGGCCGTCATCGGCGTCGTCATGGCGGCCATGCCCGCGATCATCTACTGGGCCGCCGGGATGGCGCTGCGCGGGGGCGGACCGCAGATCTCCATCGGCACGCTCGTGGCCTTCGTCTCGCTGCAGCAGGGCCTCTTCCGGCCCACGGTCAGCCTGCTGTCCACCGGGGTGCAGCTGCAGGCGTCGCTCGCCCTCTTCCAGCGCATCTTCGAGTACCTCGATCTGCGGGTGGACATCACCGAACCGGAGCGGCCGGTGCGCCTGGAGCGGGTGCGCGGCGAAGTGCGCTTCGACGGCGTCGAGTTCCACTACGACCGGGACGGCGCGCCGCCGACGCTCTCCGGCCTCGACCTCACCGTCCCGGCCGGCGGCAGCCTCGCCGTGGTCGGCCCCACCGGCTCCGGCAAGAGCACGCTCGGCTATCTCGTCCCGCGGCTGTACGACGCCACGGGCGGCCGGGTGCTGCTCGACGGCACCGACGTCCGCGACCTCTCCTTCGACACCCTCGCCCGGGCCGTGGGCGTCGTCTCCCAGGAGACGTACCTCTTCCACGCCTCGGTCGCCGACAACCTCCGCTTCGCCAAGCCGGGGGCCACCGACGAGGAGATCCGCGACGCCGCCCGGGCCGCCCAGATCCACGACCACATCGAGAGTCTCCCGGACGGCTACGACACCCTCGTCGGTGAACGCGGCTACCGCTTCTCCGGCGGCGAGAAGCAGCGTCTGGCCATCGCCCGGACGATTCTGCGCGACCCGCCGGTCCTCATCCTCGACGAGGCCACCAGCGCCCTCGACACCCACACCGAGCAGGCCGTGCAGCGGGCGATCGACGAACTCTCCGCACGGCGCACGACGATCACGATCGCCCACCGGCTCTCCACCATCCGCGAGGCGGACCAGATCGTGGTCCTCGACGGCGGGCGGATCGTGGAACGCGGCACCCACGCGGAACTCATGGCCCGCGGCGGGCGCTACGCGGCTCTCGTCCGGCGGGACGCCCGGACGGCACCGGGCCCGGGTGCCGAGGACACCCCCGCCACCGCCGGAGAGGGAGCCGAAGCCGCCGCCGCGGCCGGTGCTCCCGATACCACCGCCCGGAGCGGCCCGGGCCCCGCGGCCGCTCCGGTGGCGGCCGGTCCCTGA
- a CDS encoding secondary thiamine-phosphate synthase enzyme YjbQ yields the protein MSDAFHTRTIDIATGSAETVHDLTGACVEFLRTSASGRDGLLNIFVPHATAGIAILETGAGSDDDLLATLHDLLPADDRWRHRHGSPGHGRDHVLPALVPPHATLPVVGGRLELGTWQSVCLVDTNRDNPERQVRLSFLG from the coding sequence ATGTCCGATGCCTTTCACACCCGCACGATCGACATCGCCACCGGCTCCGCGGAGACGGTCCACGACCTGACGGGGGCCTGCGTGGAATTCCTGCGCACGTCGGCCTCGGGGCGCGACGGCCTGCTCAACATCTTCGTGCCGCACGCCACCGCCGGGATCGCGATCCTCGAGACCGGCGCGGGCAGCGACGACGACCTGCTCGCCACGCTGCACGACCTGCTGCCCGCCGACGACCGGTGGCGGCACCGGCACGGAAGCCCGGGGCACGGTCGCGACCACGTCCTCCCCGCCCTCGTGCCGCCGCACGCCACGCTGCCGGTGGTCGGCGGACGGCTGGAGCTGGGCACCTGGCAGTCGGTCTGCCTGGTCGACACCAACAGGGACAATCCGGAGCGTCAGGTCAGGCTGAGTTTCCTGGGCTGA